A window of the Miscanthus floridulus cultivar M001 chromosome 14, ASM1932011v1, whole genome shotgun sequence genome harbors these coding sequences:
- the LOC136503744 gene encoding uncharacterized protein yields the protein MAGAEALGTTEAMMAEAEAPGATEADVIAAKPLAQEVEMKAAEASVAPLSRDDPEGEPLFTLEDVAEDGRWDTFEQYHQLAEWSRRTALSVVADDLPSVAQSAEVENLHLRCANAKAEAATAQEQVAPLAAWVKELEEELARVAGDRDASRSWAEEAMASGKVLAGKLGAEQKLGREASRVAEASRVEAQRLKEKAEASRVEAQHWKEKAEASRVEAQRWKEKAEELEKEVTQVAEASVAVQAVLETEIGEHDALKSPAHSAYEALEVEGV from the exons aTGGCAGGGGCCGAAGCcctcgggaccaccgaggccatgatggcagaGGCCGAAGCCCCTGGGGCCACTGAGGCCGATGTGATTGCGGCGAAGCCgttggcccaggaagtggagatgaaggcggcggaggcctcggtggcgcccctg agccgggatgaccctgagggggagccgctgttcaccctcgaggacgtggccgaggatgggcgctgggacaccttcgagcaataccaccaGCTAGCGGAGTGGTCACggcggacggcgctgtccgtggtggccgatgatCTGCCCAGTGTCGCCCAG agcgcggaggtggagaacctccaccttcgttgtgccaatgcgaaggccgaggcggccacaGCTCAGGAGCAGGTTGCCCCTTTAGCGgcatgggtcaaggagttggaggaggagctggccCGGGTGGCTGGCGATCGGGATGCCTCCAGGTCTtgggctgaagaagcgatggcctcgggcaaggtccttgctgggaagctaggggcggagcaga agctggggagaGAGGCTTCCAGGGTAGCCGAGGCTTCTCGAGTCGAGGCCCAacgcctgaaggagaaggccgaggcttctcgggtcgaggcccagcactggaaggagaaagccgaggcctctcgggtggAGGCCCAACGgtggaaggagaaggccgagg agctggagaaggaggtcactcaGGTAGCCGAGGCCTCTGTTGctgtgcaggcggtgctcgagaccgagattggGGAGCATGATGCACTGAAAAGTCCTGCCCATTCTGcctacgaggccctggaggttgagggggtctag